The Chloroherpetonaceae bacterium genome includes a region encoding these proteins:
- a CDS encoding TRC40/GET3/ArsA family transport-energizing ATPase has translation MRVITFTGKGGVGKTSVAAATALRLSELGLKTLIMSTDPAHSLSDSFDVSLSSEVRRVRENLYAIEVNAYVDLKENWEVVQQYFAGVLMAQGAQGIMVDEMTILPGMEELFSLMRVKRYKQSGKYDALVLDTAPTGETLRLLSLPEMLTWGVRAARLVERFVLKPVARPLAKMSDKLQAFVPKEEVMQTVDRMFEELESIKGILSDPQLASVRLVMNAEKMVIKETMRALTYLNLYGFKVDMVVVNKLLDEEANSGYLEKWKGVQQRYLKEIDEAFSPLPIRKAKLYDDEVVGLKALERLAADIYGDQNPAEMMYCESPIRFERRGDVCEVMLKLPFANPDEIDSWVSGDELFIQLGNQRKVLTLPIALTGVEPGEASFRDKWLVIPFVAKASTQETSQVPVSNAV, from the coding sequence ATGAGGGTGATTACTTTTACAGGCAAAGGAGGTGTCGGCAAGACCAGCGTAGCGGCTGCAACCGCATTACGACTCTCTGAGTTGGGCTTGAAGACACTCATTATGTCGACCGACCCAGCACACAGTTTGTCAGATTCTTTTGATGTATCGCTCTCGTCAGAAGTACGGCGTGTGCGAGAAAATCTGTATGCGATTGAAGTGAATGCATATGTGGATCTCAAAGAAAATTGGGAAGTAGTGCAGCAGTATTTTGCTGGCGTCTTGATGGCACAAGGGGCACAAGGCATTATGGTTGATGAAATGACCATCTTGCCCGGAATGGAGGAACTGTTTTCTTTGATGCGCGTCAAGCGCTACAAGCAATCAGGCAAATATGATGCGCTGGTGTTGGATACTGCGCCAACTGGCGAGACCCTTAGGCTGCTCTCTTTGCCCGAAATGCTGACTTGGGGCGTTAGGGCAGCAAGGCTGGTCGAGAGATTTGTGCTAAAGCCCGTTGCGCGGCCACTGGCAAAAATGTCTGACAAGCTCCAAGCCTTTGTGCCCAAAGAAGAAGTAATGCAAACTGTTGACCGAATGTTCGAAGAGCTGGAAAGCATTAAGGGAATTCTGTCTGACCCGCAGCTAGCCTCTGTGCGTCTGGTGATGAATGCTGAGAAGATGGTTATCAAAGAAACGATGCGTGCACTGACTTATCTCAACCTTTATGGCTTCAAAGTAGATATGGTCGTAGTCAATAAGCTGCTCGATGAGGAGGCTAACAGTGGTTACCTTGAAAAGTGGAAAGGAGTGCAGCAGCGTTATCTCAAAGAAATTGATGAAGCCTTCTCGCCACTGCCAATTCGCAAAGCAAAACTCTATGACGATGAAGTGGTAGGCCTCAAAGCCTTAGAGCGGCTGGCCGCCGACATTTATGGCGACCAAAATCCAGCAGAGATGATGTACTGCGAGTCGCCGATTCGCTTTGAGCGTCGAGGAGATGTCTGCGAGGTGATGCTCAAACTGCCGTTTGCCAATCCTGATGAAATTGATAGCTGGGTATCGGGCGATGAGCTGTTCATTCAGTTGGGCAACCAGCGCAAGGTCTTGACGCTGCCGATTGCTCTAACGGGCGTGGAGCCCGGCGAAGCGTCGTTTCGCGATAAGTGGCTTGTGATTCCGTTTGTGGCAAAAGCATCAACGCAAGAGACAAGCCAAGTGCCCGTGAGCAACGCGGTCTAA
- a CDS encoding glycoside hydrolase — MWYRSLFVCLFTAALIYASTLFWGCSNPSGPSEPGWELGGAVTGSVQNLWADGGTLYVCTSSGIFRSTDTARTWTQVVSSTQLGLAGGFSGGVVARGSTLYVGTLGDFIYFSTNAGATWRQLRGGFTNFGTFVCEGISLIGNRVFCGNNGGTCFRTTFGDTTWVRAFDASGGGSIRAFFNFNDTLYAGHNAGMQRSFDNGTTWSVAPVVGLETIDARRVYAFTRRGNSLYIATDLGVYVSNNSGASWSPVRGLPPAGSTGLGDDTRALTTVGNSVIVGMRFEGIWRSTDGINFTDFSQGLDSRAIKALITLGNVVVAASADPTPRIWIRRVQ, encoded by the coding sequence ATGTGGTATCGCTCTCTTTTTGTGTGTCTTTTTACTGCTGCGCTAATATATGCTTCAACACTCTTTTGGGGCTGTTCAAACCCTTCTGGGCCTAGTGAGCCGGGTTGGGAGCTTGGCGGTGCAGTAACAGGCAGTGTGCAGAATCTCTGGGCAGATGGTGGCACACTCTATGTCTGCACTTCAAGCGGTATCTTTCGCTCTACGGATACGGCGCGCACTTGGACGCAGGTTGTCTCGAGCACGCAACTTGGACTTGCAGGCGGCTTTTCTGGTGGCGTGGTGGCGCGTGGCTCAACGCTCTATGTCGGCACCTTAGGTGATTTCATCTATTTCAGCACGAATGCAGGTGCCACATGGCGACAACTTCGTGGGGGCTTTACAAACTTCGGCACATTTGTCTGTGAAGGCATTTCGCTCATCGGAAACCGTGTGTTTTGCGGCAACAACGGCGGCACTTGCTTCCGAACCACTTTCGGTGATACTACTTGGGTTCGTGCATTTGATGCCAGCGGCGGTGGCAGCATTCGTGCATTCTTCAACTTCAACGATACGCTGTATGCTGGGCATAACGCAGGCATGCAACGCTCATTTGACAACGGCACGACTTGGAGCGTCGCACCCGTCGTAGGCTTAGAGACGATTGATGCACGCCGAGTGTATGCCTTTACTCGCCGCGGCAATTCGCTCTACATTGCCACCGACTTAGGCGTGTATGTTTCTAACAACAGCGGGGCTTCATGGTCACCCGTGAGGGGCTTGCCACCTGCCGGCAGCACAGGGCTGGGCGATGATACACGTGCACTTACCACCGTTGGCAATAGTGTCATTGTGGGCATGCGCTTCGAAGGCATTTGGCGTTCCACCGACGGAATTAACTTTACAGATTTCAGTCAAGGTCTTGATAGCCGTGCGATTAAGGCGCTGATTACGCTAGGCAATGTTGTTGTTGCTGCCAGCGCTGACCCAACGCCAAGAATTTGGATTCGCCGCGTGCAGTAA
- a CDS encoding bacteriochlorophyll c-binding protein — protein sequence MPAGGGGVITDVLISIGRISEYMFEGHWYTGGQIFDALARGTLRLNQNLYGGLTGGSGAALRGSSPFAQSGATAARDKEITERFGK from the coding sequence ATGCCAGCAGGTGGAGGCGGCGTCATTACTGATGTGCTCATCAGCATTGGACGCATTTCAGAATATATGTTTGAAGGACACTGGTACACGGGCGGTCAAATTTTTGACGCTCTTGCCAGAGGTACACTTCGTCTGAATCAAAACCTATACGGTGGTCTGACAGGCGGCAGTGGTGCAGCACTGCGTGGCTCATCGCCATTTGCACAATCAGGTGCAACCGCTGCACGTGACAAGGAGATCACCGAACGCTTCGGCAAGTAA
- the bchN gene encoding ferredoxin:protochlorophyllide reductase (ATP-dependent) subunit N, whose protein sequence is MQNDHTIIREDNAIHSFCGLASVGWLYQKIRNSFFLILGTHTCAHFLQYALGVMIFAKPRFAVAMLEEADLSKDYVNLKPILEEIKADHHPSVIFLFSSCTPEVMKVDFEQLARSLSTPELPVLFAPASGLEFAFSQSEDSVLQALLPFCPIAEPSDKRVVFLGSVNDAIADDFRREAEALGIPVAGFLPENHLRDLPPIGAGTIVAPLQPYLAKVAMRISRERGAKVLSSLFPFGPDGTRQFWEDLAKEFGMAVNLREREAAAWERIRKHTELLKGRRVFITADSLIELPLARFLKSAGAEIAEVSSVYINKKFHAKELECLRGVRIVEQPNFHRQVSDMQVQPPDLVITSLMTANPLIGKGITVKWSMEFVLMPLHGWSGTVSLAELLTRPLLRKAHLPEFDASVWTMNAMPSSA, encoded by the coding sequence ATGCAGAATGACCATACAATTATTCGGGAAGATAATGCCATTCACAGCTTTTGCGGATTGGCAAGCGTCGGCTGGCTGTATCAAAAAATTCGCAACAGTTTCTTCCTCATTTTGGGCACGCACACCTGCGCTCACTTTTTGCAGTATGCACTCGGCGTGATGATTTTTGCAAAACCGCGCTTTGCGGTGGCAATGCTGGAAGAAGCAGACCTATCCAAGGACTATGTCAATCTCAAACCCATTCTGGAAGAAATCAAGGCAGACCACCACCCATCGGTGATTTTCCTGTTTTCTTCTTGCACGCCAGAGGTAATGAAGGTCGATTTTGAACAACTGGCACGCTCACTCAGCACGCCTGAGCTGCCCGTTTTGTTTGCGCCTGCAAGTGGCTTAGAGTTTGCTTTCAGTCAGTCGGAAGATTCTGTGTTACAAGCGCTGTTGCCATTTTGCCCCATAGCGGAGCCGAGCGACAAGCGCGTGGTATTTCTGGGGTCAGTCAATGATGCGATTGCGGACGATTTTCGGCGCGAAGCTGAAGCGTTAGGCATTCCTGTTGCAGGCTTTTTGCCAGAAAATCACTTGCGCGACTTGCCGCCAATTGGTGCAGGCACGATTGTAGCGCCCTTGCAGCCCTACCTTGCTAAAGTCGCAATGCGTATCAGTCGTGAGCGTGGCGCAAAAGTGCTTTCCTCGCTGTTCCCATTTGGACCAGATGGCACACGTCAGTTCTGGGAAGACCTTGCAAAAGAGTTTGGCATGGCTGTCAATCTCCGTGAGCGGGAAGCAGCTGCATGGGAGCGCATCAGAAAACATACTGAGTTGCTCAAAGGGCGGCGCGTCTTCATCACCGCCGATTCACTCATTGAGTTACCGCTGGCACGCTTTCTAAAAAGTGCAGGTGCAGAAATTGCCGAAGTCAGCAGTGTCTACATCAACAAAAAGTTCCATGCAAAAGAGCTTGAGTGCCTTCGAGGCGTGCGCATTGTCGAGCAACCTAACTTCCACCGACAAGTAAGCGATATGCAAGTCCAGCCGCCTGACCTTGTTATTACATCGCTGATGACTGCTAATCCGCTTATCGGAAAAGGTATCACGGTCAAGTGGAGTATGGAATTTGTGCTTATGCCACTTCACGGCTGGAGCGGCACAGTATCGCTAGCCGAATTGCTCACGCGCCCATTGCTGCGAAAAGCTCACCTACCTGAGTTTGATGCCTCAGTCTGGACAATGAATGCAATGCCAAGTTCTGCTTAA
- a CDS encoding BCD family MFS transporter has protein sequence MATAFAQHWRNGRIIVQLAVLKVSVGWMYALLSSNFNRITIYELGIAAVLITTMLGVYHLASPFKVWFGKLSDERPMWGRHRTPYLFLGSMLSAIIFPVLPQLALAMSEGAVWAFVLGYVLLLLYGIGLDMAGSAHYALAAEVLPYNLRGMAVTAMFTMTIASTIFSAAYIKFAMPVYSFETMQELYALTPLIVGASAVLGLIGVEPQEKGATRKSVATELPSNVFKMMGAMLRRDKAIEQFFFFVLISTAGIFLQDSILEVFGASVLKMSVKETTSFQQIWGGGVLLGMVVMAIATAIRPLSKVRIALVGNYGTAAGLLLLSAVSLMEERTILYTALLTMGISTGLHTLGTVTTMMDLTVENAKATYMGLWGFAIMIGHGIASLASGGLVTLLIEQIGLAASTGYALIFLFEATLLVVGAAMLFGIDVQKFQRLNQRELWLSLEAQAD, from the coding sequence ATGGCAACGGCATTTGCTCAGCACTGGCGCAATGGACGCATCATCGTGCAGCTTGCAGTTTTGAAAGTGAGTGTCGGTTGGATGTATGCATTGCTCAGCAGCAACTTCAACCGTATCACCATCTATGAACTAGGCATTGCGGCCGTGCTGATTACGACAATGCTGGGCGTCTATCACCTTGCGTCGCCATTCAAGGTGTGGTTCGGCAAACTCTCTGATGAGCGACCAATGTGGGGACGCCACCGCACGCCGTATCTCTTTCTTGGCTCAATGCTGTCGGCTATCATCTTTCCTGTGTTGCCACAGTTAGCACTGGCGATGAGTGAAGGTGCAGTGTGGGCATTTGTTTTAGGCTATGTGCTGCTTTTGCTCTACGGAATTGGTCTGGATATGGCTGGGTCGGCACACTATGCACTGGCAGCTGAAGTATTGCCATACAACTTACGGGGAATGGCCGTAACCGCAATGTTTACAATGACTATTGCCAGCACCATTTTCTCGGCGGCTTATATCAAGTTCGCTATGCCAGTCTATTCTTTTGAAACGATGCAAGAACTCTATGCCCTGACACCCCTTATCGTGGGAGCCAGTGCAGTGTTAGGCTTGATAGGTGTAGAACCGCAAGAAAAAGGTGCAACGCGCAAATCTGTAGCGACGGAATTGCCAAGCAATGTCTTCAAGATGATGGGGGCCATGCTTCGGCGCGATAAGGCTATTGAACAATTCTTCTTCTTTGTGCTGATCTCCACTGCAGGCATCTTCCTGCAAGACTCCATTCTCGAGGTCTTCGGTGCAAGCGTGCTCAAAATGAGCGTGAAAGAAACCACATCGTTTCAGCAAATCTGGGGTGGTGGGGTGTTGCTGGGAATGGTTGTGATGGCTATCGCTACCGCAATTCGACCGCTCAGCAAAGTACGTATTGCATTGGTGGGTAACTACGGCACAGCAGCTGGGCTGCTCTTGCTTTCGGCAGTTTCATTGATGGAAGAGCGAACGATTCTCTATACTGCCCTGCTCACGATGGGCATCTCAACGGGCTTGCATACGCTCGGTACGGTGACCACGATGATGGACTTAACGGTGGAGAACGCCAAAGCGACCTATATGGGTCTCTGGGGCTTTGCAATTATGATTGGGCATGGCATCGCAAGTCTTGCATCAGGGGGCTTGGTGACACTGCTCATTGAGCAAATCGGTTTAGCGGCAAGCACTGGTTATGCCCTCATTTTTCTCTTTGAAGCCACCTTACTCGTTGTAGGTGCCGCAATGCTCTTTGGCATTGATGTTCAGAAGTTCCAGCGGCTCAATCAGCGTGAACTGTGGCTCTCGCTTGAAGCACAAGCCGACTAA
- a CDS encoding ArsA family ATPase encodes MRILVYLGKGGVGKTTVSSATAVSVARRGKRTLIISTDIAHSLADALDVELGSAPIEVEPNLYAMEVNILAEIRNHWSEFSGYFSTILSHDGVSEIVADELAILPGMEEMVSLKHLWEAAKSGKYDVIVVDAAPTGETMRLLAMPDAYRWYTDKIASWHLKTISFAYPLIQKLMPRKNIFKLMPEIANHMKELYTILTDPEIASYRIVLNPENMVIKEALRAQTYLNLFGYTLDAAIVNKILPDKSPDPYVQALVAQQKKYLTKIENCFYPVPIFYVPYYDSEVIGCDRLDEMTKDIFGNHAPESVFYRGHRTHQVEKDNGKYHLRLYLPNVEINHVQMNVKGDELLIEVNNFRKNIVLPNVLVGRKTEGATYENGNLDVVFR; translated from the coding sequence ATGAGAATTCTGGTCTATTTAGGCAAAGGTGGGGTCGGCAAAACAACGGTGTCGTCAGCCACGGCGGTGAGTGTGGCGCGACGAGGCAAGCGCACGCTCATTATCAGCACCGATATTGCTCATAGCCTTGCCGATGCCCTCGATGTGGAGTTAGGCAGTGCGCCCATCGAGGTAGAGCCAAATCTCTACGCAATGGAAGTGAACATTTTAGCCGAAATCCGAAATCACTGGTCGGAATTTAGCGGCTACTTTTCAACCATACTCTCACACGATGGCGTCTCAGAAATTGTGGCGGACGAGCTGGCCATCCTGCCCGGAATGGAAGAAATGGTCAGCCTCAAGCATCTCTGGGAAGCCGCAAAGTCAGGCAAATACGACGTAATTGTAGTGGATGCTGCACCTACAGGTGAAACCATGCGCCTCTTAGCGATGCCCGATGCATACCGCTGGTACACCGATAAAATCGCCTCGTGGCATCTAAAAACCATCAGCTTTGCTTATCCGCTTATTCAAAAGCTGATGCCAAGGAAAAACATCTTCAAGCTGATGCCCGAGATTGCAAACCATATGAAAGAGCTTTATACGATACTGACTGATCCAGAAATTGCTTCATATCGCATCGTGCTGAACCCTGAAAATATGGTGATTAAAGAAGCGCTGCGAGCACAGACCTACCTAAATCTCTTTGGCTACACCTTAGATGCGGCGATTGTAAACAAAATTTTGCCCGACAAATCGCCCGACCCATATGTGCAAGCCTTAGTGGCGCAGCAGAAAAAATATCTCACGAAAATAGAAAATTGCTTTTACCCTGTTCCGATTTTCTATGTGCCATACTACGATAGTGAAGTGATTGGCTGCGACCGATTGGACGAAATGACCAAAGACATTTTCGGTAACCATGCTCCAGAGAGTGTCTTTTACAGAGGGCATCGCACGCATCAAGTAGAAAAGGATAACGGCAAGTATCACCTCAGGCTCTACCTGCCGAATGTCGAAATCAACCACGTGCAAATGAATGTCAAAGGCGATGAGCTGCTAATTGAGGTCAATAACTTTCGCAAAAATATCGTGTTGCCGAATGTCTTGGTGGGCCGGAAAACTGAAGGCGCTACATATGAGAATGGAAATTTAGATGTGGTTTTTAGATAA
- a CDS encoding TonB-dependent receptor has translation MTQAIAQVRSIILLGAMLFVVGTVAVAQSGGTLKGLVRDAETKEAVIGASVALHQTKLGAVANTKGYFEIQNIPEGIYEVRISAVGYKTRFKQVHIYDGKVETLEIALQPSSVMGDEVVVSASRYEQNKLDLPITISVIPMKQIDQLPAPSLDRALEAVPGVDVIRSGGIGTSNLQIRGSNGFTGGGLSTRVLMLYDGFPMNSADANSVVWQAVNVSHLERLEVVKGAASAMYGSAAMGGVINAISLLPKEFTVRAKFMNGFYDNPPAGVKPFPGINRPYFYNGNILIGDQQGPLSYSAIYSRISDPGYRDAGQFYSDNINFSARYQINGSQSLQLSSVMNWSHGGVAYGWLNVGDPLGVPPGPVFVNGEPRIVNGQQVIGRFFLSDDETRRESQLVGLTHQVILSSSASWETKIHFNRSYFRILYYPKEDIAFDQFDRQGNFIGNFQRYSFGKVIRRPYDPNDPSTYNDSEARRYGLFSRLLWMRDDHKLSAGIEGAFNDVRSTLYTNSSDFNIGAFFQDEVQLGERFKVTAGLRFDYHRLVPSTVTYVDQIIFVQQGREVVRTEPIQTQNLWQISPRLAINYQFDEATAIRASVGRSFRAPTIGERFVTQAGFFLGNPNPALDAERLTSFEVGLFRSFSKILSIDVAAYFNRYDNLIESININPNASALDISSSVFQFINTANANIYGVELSLISQPLDPLTIQVNYAWMRATGSTPDNILGGNRNPPEYQNWLPYRPEHNLTFRAELLFKGWLPELFAGGSVSLNGRYVSRINAVRIVANSQGLNYPGNFLVLDATVRWQLFERLTLTGMILNIANTQYEELETYRAPGRSFHLGVEFGLN, from the coding sequence ATGACTCAAGCAATTGCACAGGTGCGCTCAATAATCCTACTTGGCGCGATGCTCTTTGTGGTTGGGACAGTTGCAGTCGCCCAAAGCGGTGGCACGCTGAAAGGGCTGGTTCGAGATGCAGAGACAAAAGAGGCGGTAATTGGTGCAAGCGTGGCACTGCATCAAACCAAATTGGGAGCGGTAGCCAACACCAAAGGGTATTTTGAGATTCAGAATATCCCTGAGGGCATTTATGAAGTACGCATCTCAGCGGTCGGCTACAAAACACGCTTCAAGCAAGTGCACATTTACGATGGCAAAGTGGAAACGCTGGAGATTGCCTTGCAGCCCTCGAGCGTGATGGGCGATGAAGTAGTGGTCTCCGCATCGCGCTATGAACAAAATAAGCTGGATTTGCCGATTACGATTAGCGTGATTCCGATGAAACAAATTGACCAGCTGCCAGCGCCGTCGTTAGATCGAGCACTGGAAGCTGTACCTGGCGTTGATGTGATTCGCTCTGGTGGTATTGGCACATCGAACTTGCAAATTCGTGGTTCAAATGGTTTCACAGGCGGTGGACTAAGCACGCGTGTCTTGATGCTCTACGATGGTTTCCCAATGAATTCTGCGGATGCAAACTCCGTAGTTTGGCAAGCGGTCAATGTCTCGCATCTGGAACGCTTAGAGGTAGTCAAGGGTGCAGCTTCGGCAATGTATGGCTCAGCGGCAATGGGTGGTGTCATTAATGCCATCAGTCTTTTGCCAAAGGAATTTACCGTGCGCGCAAAGTTTATGAATGGCTTCTATGACAATCCACCCGCTGGTGTCAAACCATTCCCCGGCATCAATCGACCTTACTTTTACAATGGCAATATCCTCATTGGTGACCAGCAAGGACCGCTCTCATACAGCGCCATCTACTCACGCATTAGTGACCCGGGCTACCGTGATGCAGGTCAGTTTTACAGCGACAACATTAACTTTTCAGCACGCTACCAAATCAATGGAAGCCAGTCATTGCAACTATCGTCGGTGATGAACTGGTCACATGGGGGGGTCGCATATGGTTGGTTAAATGTGGGTGACCCACTAGGCGTGCCGCCCGGACCAGTATTTGTCAATGGCGAGCCTCGTATTGTAAATGGGCAACAAGTGATTGGGCGCTTTTTCCTCAGCGATGATGAAACACGCCGCGAATCGCAACTGGTAGGGCTAACACATCAAGTCATTTTAAGCTCCTCCGCCAGCTGGGAAACAAAGATTCATTTTAATCGCTCGTACTTCCGAATCCTCTACTATCCAAAGGAAGACATTGCCTTCGATCAATTTGATAGGCAGGGTAATTTTATTGGTAACTTCCAGCGTTACTCATTTGGCAAAGTAATTCGCCGTCCATATGACCCCAATGACCCGAGCACATACAATGACTCAGAGGCGCGTCGCTACGGGCTTTTCAGCCGATTGCTATGGATGCGCGATGACCACAAGCTCAGCGCAGGCATTGAAGGCGCCTTCAACGATGTGCGCTCAACGCTTTATACTAATTCGTCGGACTTCAACATCGGTGCGTTCTTCCAAGATGAGGTGCAGTTAGGAGAACGCTTCAAGGTTACGGCAGGCTTGCGTTTCGACTATCACCGCCTTGTGCCCAGCACAGTGACATACGTTGACCAAATCATTTTTGTGCAACAGGGCAGGGAAGTTGTGCGCACAGAGCCTATTCAAACGCAAAACCTGTGGCAGATTAGTCCAAGGCTTGCCATAAATTACCAGTTTGATGAGGCGACTGCCATTCGTGCCTCTGTGGGGCGGAGCTTTCGTGCACCAACGATTGGTGAACGCTTCGTCACGCAAGCGGGCTTTTTCCTCGGCAATCCAAATCCCGCGCTCGATGCAGAGCGGCTTACAAGTTTCGAAGTCGGTCTCTTTCGCTCATTCTCAAAGATTCTCTCCATTGATGTGGCGGCATACTTCAACCGCTACGACAATCTGATTGAGTCTATCAACATCAATCCAAATGCCAGTGCGCTGGATATTTCATCGAGTGTCTTTCAATTCATCAACACGGCGAATGCAAACATTTACGGAGTAGAGCTGTCGCTGATTTCGCAACCTCTCGACCCGCTCACGATTCAAGTCAACTATGCGTGGATGCGCGCCACTGGCTCAACGCCCGATAACATCTTGGGAGGCAACCGCAACCCACCTGAATACCAAAACTGGCTTCCATACCGTCCAGAGCATAACCTAACGTTCCGTGCCGAGCTTTTGTTCAAAGGTTGGTTGCCAGAACTATTTGCAGGCGGGAGTGTGTCGCTCAATGGTCGCTATGTCAGTCGCATCAATGCCGTGCGCATTGTAGCCAATTCACAGGGGTTAAACTATCCGGGCAATTTTCTTGTGCTCGATGCCACAGTGCGCTGGCAGCTCTTCGAGCGCCTGACACTAACGGGAATGATTCTCAACATTGCCAACACGCAGTATGAAGAACTGGAGACCTATCGTGCGCCTGGGCGCAGTTTTCACCTCGGCGTTGAGTTTGGCTTGAACTAA
- a CDS encoding chlorosome protein C → MTESYQKLREEFKQLDLPNRLAFLAEAGVLTVQSGIVGTLNLMGDIVEGASNVIGSVAQNLGVSGGSGAMDTAAQTVNRVVITVKDATKAAGTVVKDVAKSVDAVTADVAKTVGDVATKATEVTADVVSSVQKTVSQVTKREEAPKKEETPKK, encoded by the coding sequence ATGACCGAATCATATCAAAAACTCCGTGAAGAGTTCAAACAGCTCGACCTGCCAAACCGCCTTGCATTTCTGGCTGAAGCAGGTGTCCTGACGGTTCAATCTGGCATTGTGGGCACCTTGAACCTAATGGGGGATATCGTCGAAGGCGCATCGAACGTAATTGGTTCCGTAGCCCAAAATCTGGGTGTCTCAGGTGGAAGCGGAGCGATGGATACCGCAGCGCAAACCGTCAATCGCGTAGTAATTACTGTAAAGGACGCAACGAAAGCAGCGGGTACTGTCGTCAAAGACGTAGCCAAGAGCGTCGATGCCGTTACAGCGGATGTGGCAAAAACCGTTGGCGATGTTGCCACAAAAGCCACCGAAGTAACCGCCGATGTAGTAAGCAGCGTGCAAAAGACCGTCTCACAAGTAACCAAGCGAGAAGAAGCGCCAAAGAAAGAAGAAACCCCGAAGAAATAA